The Bifidobacterium asteroides genomic interval GCCCATGTTGTCGGCCACGGTCATATGAGGGTAAAGGGCGTAGTTCTGGAAGACCATGGCGATGTCGCGGTCCTTGGGCTGCATGGTCGTCACGTCCTTGTCGCCAATCATGATGCGGCCCTTGTTGACCTCCTCAAGGCCGGCCAGCATGCGCAGGGTGGTGGACTTTCCGCAGCCGGAAGGCCCTACCAGAACAAGGAATTCACCGTCTCTAATGTCCAGACTGAGGTCACTGACCGAGGGCTCATCGTTGCCCGGGTAGATACGAGTGACGTGGTCGAATACCACTTCTGCCATTATTCATCCTTTCATCGGCAGGTACGTGCCGAACGATCCGTAGTGAAGGGGTTGATGTTCACTGTGGTTTCCGTCCCGGGGTCAACACCGACATCGGTATGGCCATGCGACGGTTTTCTATTTTGTGGTTAAGAGAAACTCTCCCTTGAGCCAGTGCCCACTATACACCAAGGTCTGAATTCGACGTGTGAACCCTTGCCGACTCAATCCTTGGGCTTGTCGGAATCCTCAGCATCGCGCTCGAAGACCGTCCTGGCCACGTTGATCGCATTAATGACCCTCGGGAAACCCACGTAGGGAGCACATTGGAGTATGGCTTCAACCACGGCCGCCTTGCTCAGCCCCACATTCAAGGCCCCCTGTATGTGAACGGCCAACTGCGGAGCCGTGTCGCCCTGCGTCACCAGGCTGCCTATGGTGACCAGCTCACGCTGCTGAAGGTCGAGTCCCTTCCGGGTGTATATGTCGCCAAAGGCGAATTCGACAATCCAACGGCCAAGGTCCGGCGCTATATCCTGAAGAGAGTCGATGACAGCCTGGCCACCCTTGCCATCGATGGCGGCCAAGGCCTCAGATCCCTTTTCAAAGCGCGAAGCTTCCATGAAGCCCCTTCTTTCTTGATATTTGGATGTTTCCCCAACGATAATATTGTATCAACGCCTGTTTATGCATTATGCCGCTGGCTCCGATCAGGCTGCCAGATTCCCAGCGGCCGAGGCCGCGAAACAGCAGAGGCCACAATCAGGTCCTTTTCAAGCAGTCGGGGCACAATGGAGATATGAGCGATCTTGAGGGTTTGGACCTGAAGCCGGGACGGCTGGTCGGGGGCTACACCCTGATTGAGCCCCTGGGCGGCGGCGCCATGGGTTCTGTCTGGCGTGCGCGGGATGGCGGGGGCCAGGACTACGCCATGAAGATCCTGCGGGAATCCCTGGAGGAGGACGAGCAGACCTCGCCAGACAACTCTGATGAACGGGACCGCGCCTCGGCCCGCGAGCGCCTGCGACGCGAGGCTCTGGCCCTGCAACGGATCCGTCATCCGGGCGTCTGCCGGATCGTGGATATGGAACTTGATGATGCCCTGGCTTTCATCGTGACCGAACTGATCGAGGGGCGCAATCTTCGCGACGACGTGGCTGTCAACGGCCCCTATCGGGGCGACGATCTGGAGCGGCTGGCACGGAAGCTGACCGATGCCGTCGCAGCCGTCCACCAGGCGGGCATCGTCCACCGGGACATCAAGCCCACCAATGTCATGATCTCGGTCTCGGGGCCGGTGCTGGTGGACTTCGGCATCGCCATGGGCCAGGGGCAGAGTCATGTGACCCGGACCGGGCTGGTCATGGGAACCCCCGGCTTCATCGCCCCGGAGATCATCGACGGAGCCGAGGCCGACCAGGGAACCGACTGGTGGAGCACGGCCGCTGTTCTGGCCTATGCGGCCACCGGACGTGCGGTCTTCGGCGACAAACCCATGATGGCGGTCCTGGAACGGGAGGCCTCGGGCAATGCCGACCTGTCCGGACTTCCCACCGGCACCATGAGAGCCTTGCGCTCGGCCCTCTCCCCCGATAGGAGTGCGCGTTGCACGCCCGAGGAGCTCCTGGAGGCCATCGGCCAGGACGCCATGGATCCGCAGGCCTGGCAAGGGGAGCAAGACGATCAGCAACCCAACAAGGGCGGTCAGGGGACGATGCGCCCTTTTGGCGGCGACTCTTCGGAGGCTGAGGGGCAGGCCGACGCGCCCACCATGGTCGTTGAGCCGGCCACCATGCCCATGCCGCCGATCACCCAGGCCGATCCAGACAGTCCGCGGACGGCCTGGTCACGACCTCCGACAGATAACGGAACCGATGAGCAGACGACCCTTATGCCCGACTCGGAACAGCCCACCAGCCTTTTGAATCCCCTTCCAGCAGCCCAGGAGCAGCAGGAGCAGACGCAGACCTGGCAGGATCTCCAGCCAGTAGCCGATCGTCAAGATCTCCAAACCACCACCGTCCAGGATCCGCTACCGCCGGCACAGCCCCTACCCAGCGGATACGGCAATGACGCAAACGCCCACTGGTTGGGAGACCAGCCCCCTGCCCAGATGCGACGTCTGCGCTACCTGAAGGCCGGAACCCCTTGCCTGGTCATGCTGGGAATGTTCCCTGCCCTGCTGACAGCACTGGCTCCGGTTTCGGCCCTGGCAACCGCCGGAATCCTTCTCTGGGCCCTGAGCACTGCCGGATGGAGCATCAAAGCCCAGATCGAACGCGAGCTGCGCCGCGACGGCCCTCGGCGGAGCACCGACCGCCTGCTGAACGCAGCCGCCCTCCCCTGGCACCTGCTCAAGGGCCTGGCGGCCGCCCTGCTGCGCCTGCCGGGCATGATCCTCGTCCAGGCTTTGGTGGCTCTGCCGCTGACCTGGGCGGGCGCCCTCACCACCGTCCACGCAGGCCTGACCCTGGGCGAGCACCTGCTGGCCCTCCCCCTGCCGGCGGCCAGGCCGCTGTCCGCCGGCGGACTGGCCATGGCCCTGGCGACGCTGGCAGGCTGGCTGTTGACGACCCTGCCGACGCAGAACCGCTCTGCCCCCAAGGCCAACAGCGGCAACATGGTCCTGCGGCTGGCGGCGGGTCGCATCCCCATGGGCCGCCAGGATCCCACGGCGCCGGGCAACCCCCGCCGCAGGTGGATCCTGCTCCTGATCTGGCTGCTGATTATTGCCGTCCTCCTGGCCGGGCTGATCGCCCAGCCCTCCATGGACTGGGCCCCCATCCACCTCCTGCGCGCCTAAGGCCGCGCTCCACCCCTGGCGGCTACACTATGCTCAGTACGCCAAGGAAAGGATCCAGGTCATGTCCAAGGGCAAGCAGAACCGCAAGGCCGCGCTCAAGGCCCAGGAAGAGGCCCGCCGGCTCCAGGAGGCCAAGGAGCGCCGCCAGCAGACCATGATCGGCGTCATCGTCACCGTGGCGCTCGTCGCGCTGATCGCTCTGGGCGGATTCCTGTACTGGCGCAGCCATCGCCCGGTCAAGACCCAGGACCTGGAGCAGGCTCGTCAGGCCGTTGCAAAGGTCAAGGAAAAGCCCTCGGCCGCCAACGACCAGGGCGGCTTTCTGATCAGCTCCCAAGGGCTGGGCAAACCGGTGGCCAAGGCTCCGACGGTGGAGATCTACATGGACTTCATGTGCCCGGGCTGCGGCGCCCTGCATCGCGGGCTGGACTCCACCCTGACCGGTCTGGTGGATGCCGGGCAGATCAACCTGGTCATCTATCCCATGAGCTTCATGGACAGGCTCTCCACCGACAACTACTCGACCAGGACGGGCACGGCCACCATCTACGTGGCCCAGCACGATCCGGACCACCTGCTGCCCTTCATCGCCAATCTCTACGCCAAGGACTTCCAGCCGGACGAGTCCGACTACCACCCCGTCAGCAACGACAAGATCCGTCAGCAGGCCATCAAGGCCGGGGTTGATCCCAAGGTTGCTGACCAGGCGCTCAAGGGCCACTACCAGGCTTGGATCAAGGCCATGGACACCTACACCCCCCTGCGCAAGGAGCTCTGGAATCCCTCCGGGTCCAACAAGGGGCAGATGACCACGCCCACGGTCCGCATCAACGGCAATTACTGGGAGCTGGGCAACCTGTCCCAAGCAGGTCTGGACTACCGCTCGGGCCTGCTCAAGGCTCTGGGCCTGGACCAGTCCAAGGTGGGTGTCAAGGGCGCCATGCCCGCCATCGGCGCCTCCGGCCAACCGCGCTCGCTGGACTGAACCGGGCAGGTCGAGAGAAATTTCGCGTCCAGCGTCCCCCTTGGGGGCACGGTGATGGTACGATATCATTCCGTACCGCGGCCCGGAGCTGTAATGGACCACCGGGACCGCCTCCTTAGCTCAGTTGGCCAGAGCAGCCGCCTTGTAAGCGGCAGGTCGTCAGTTCGACTCTGACAGGAGGCTCTACGCCAGGAACGAACCATAAAATCCGATTATTCAGCTTTGTCTCCGGGCAGGCTATAATGATGGACATTACCTGGATAATTGCAAATACTTCCCTCGAGTAAGTCATTTCGGAGGCTCGTTCTCCGAAGTACGAACGGAGCTTTTCCCCAACCATCTCCGTTCGTATTCGAGGACGGGATCATTCCCCTTCATTCCCGTCCTCTTGACGTTGATCCGCCGGCCCAGGGCCCGGGTCTTGAAAAGCCGACTGACCGATGACGGTCAAGTCGGCTTTTTTATTGCCACCCGTCTGTGACAAATGTGGATGTTTGCCCGACCTTGCTGATTGTCTGGCTTGGCTCCATGCCCGCGCCGCTAGAATTGCCAGGTACAGACAAGGCAGGAACGGGGAGGCGAGCACATGGCCAGACGCTGGACGCCGCGGCGTTTCGTCGTGCTCAGAAGGATCCGCGTGGCCTCCTGCGCACTCCTGGTCGTTCTGGCCATGGTCCTGGCCTTCGGCATCACCGCACGCAAGAGCGTGGCTTTAAGCGTCAACGGCCAGACCAAAATGGTGACCACCTACGCCTACAGCGTGGACGGCCTGCTGCGCCAGCAGGGGATCAAGGTCAAGACCCACGACCTGGTCGATTCCAGCTCCGGAGGCCAGCTGCGCAACCATGCGGCAGTCACCGTACGTTCCGCCTATCAGACCACCATCGTCATCCAGGGCCAGCGGGTGCCCTTCTGGACCACAGCCACCAGCATGGACCAGCTGCTGGGATTCTTCGAGGAGAACCGCAAGCAGGCCATGAAGGTCACTGTGGATATAGGCAACGTCTACAACCAGCTGACCGGCGGTCTGGTCATCAACCAGGCGGGGCCGGTCACGGTCATAGCTGACGGGAAGACCTCGGTGGCCCCCGACGGCAAGCTCCCAGCCGCCTCCATCCTGGACTCAAAGGGCATCGTGCCAGGCAAGGAGGACCGGGTCAGCGTGGAGCGCGACCAGGGCGTCACCGTGCTGCGTGTCCGTCGGGTCACCCACGGGAACACCCAGAAGACCATCCCCCTGGCCTTTGCTACACGTACCGTGGTCGACCCAAACCTGGCGCCAGGCCAGACCCAGATCCGACAGGAAGGCGTAGCCGGCCAGCGTCTGCAGACCATCCAGGTCACCTATGTGGACGGACAGGCAGAATCGGAGCAGGTCGTCAAGGAGGAGACTGTGGCCATGCCAGTGGATCAGGTGGTGGCCGTCGGCCCTGACAAGCCAAAGGAGGGGCAGAGCAGCGGGCAGCAGTCCAAGGACAAGGGGTCCGATCATGCCAAGGACACTTCCTCCCCAAGCGCCTCGCCGAACAAGGATGCGCAGTCGGGAAAGACAACTGCCACGCCCCCGCAGGCATCACAGCCATCAGGCTCGAATGCAACGACCAAGCCGGATCCCCCGAGTCAGGCCGAAAACACACCAGCCCCGCCGCCATCGCCAAGCCCATCGCCAAGCGGCCTTTGGCATGCAGGACCCGGCGTAGCCCAAGCCTATGCCTCGGGTGCAGCTGCTCAGCGCGGATGGACAGGTTCGCAATTCGATGACTTGGTGAAACTCTGGAACAAGGAGTCAGGATGGCAATGGGATGCCGAGAACCTTTCCGGTGCCTACGGCATCCCCCAAAGCCTGCCGGGCTCTAAAATGAGTCAATTCGGTGCCAACTGGCGTGACGACGCTGCCATCCAAATCGACTGGGGCCTCTGGTATATCGGCCAACGATACGGAAACCCCAGCACGGCCTGGCGCCACTCCGAGCAGTACAACTGGTACTGACCCCCCTACTACATTCACGAGCAGCGAACCGACATGAACACTAGAAGCGAGAGCGACCGCCTTCTGGGTGCCGCCGATATCCGACGCATCGCCGACCAGGCCGGCATCCATCCCACCAAGCGTCTGGGCCAGAACTTCGTTATCGATCCAGGCACTGTCCGCAGGATCGTGCGCCTGGCAGAGGTGAAACCCGGTCAGTCCGTTCTGGAGGTGGGTCCAGGTCTGGGATCCCTGACCCTTGGGCTACTGGAGGCGGGCTGTCTGGTGACCGCCGACGAGATCGACTCCGGGCTGGCCCGGCGCCTGCCTGAGACCGTCAGCGAACGCATGCCGGAAGCCTTGGACCGGCTGACCGTGATCAACCGGGATGCCCTGACCCTGACCCCTCAGCTGGCAGACGACGCGGGCAGAAGCGCCGACCTGACCCTGGTAGCCAACCTGCCCTACAACGTAGCCACTCCCATCATCCTGACCCTCCTGGCCCGGTTCGCCAATCTGAGCCGGTTCCTGGTCATGGTCCAGAAGGAGGTGGCGGACCGCCTGACTGCTGGCCCGGGTTCCAAGGTCTACGGCGCCCCCAGCCTGAAGCTGGCCTGGTACGGCCGTGCCGCCCAAGCGGGCAAGATCGGACGTCACGTCTTCTGGCCTGCTCCCAATGTCGACTCGGCCCTGGTCTCCTTTGTCCGTAACGAGGAAGGGCACATCGGCGAGGATGAGCGCACGCGGAATCGGGTTTTCGCTCTGATCGACGCCGCCTTCGGCCAGCGCCGCAAGACCCTGCATGCTGCCCTGAAGGGCCTGGTGCCCCCCGAGGCCTTCAAGGCGGCGGGCATCGATCCGAGCCGACGCGGAGAGACCATGACCATTGCAGAATTCGCCGCCCTGGAGCGGGCCGGCCGCGAGGTGGCCGCGTGAGCCCGGCCGTCGGCGGGGAGGGAATCGCCCTGGACTGCCCGGCAAAGATCAACCTGCTGCTTCGGGTCGGACCCGCCCGAGCGGATTGGGGCGGCCGTCACCGCCTGGACACCATCTACAGTGCCGTAAGCATCCTGGACAGAGTGGAACTGAGCCCAAGAGAGCCCGGCAGCGGCTTCAGGCTGCACATGGAGGGCGAGCATCTGGGC includes:
- the rsmA gene encoding 16S rRNA (adenine(1518)-N(6)/adenine(1519)-N(6))-dimethyltransferase RsmA; amino-acid sequence: MNTRSESDRLLGAADIRRIADQAGIHPTKRLGQNFVIDPGTVRRIVRLAEVKPGQSVLEVGPGLGSLTLGLLEAGCLVTADEIDSGLARRLPETVSERMPEALDRLTVINRDALTLTPQLADDAGRSADLTLVANLPYNVATPIILTLLARFANLSRFLVMVQKEVADRLTAGPGSKVYGAPSLKLAWYGRAAQAGKIGRHVFWPAPNVDSALVSFVRNEEGHIGEDERTRNRVFALIDAAFGQRRKTLHAALKGLVPPEAFKAAGIDPSRRGETMTIAEFAALERAGREVAA
- a CDS encoding G5 domain-containing protein; this encodes MARRWTPRRFVVLRRIRVASCALLVVLAMVLAFGITARKSVALSVNGQTKMVTTYAYSVDGLLRQQGIKVKTHDLVDSSSGGQLRNHAAVTVRSAYQTTIVIQGQRVPFWTTATSMDQLLGFFEENRKQAMKVTVDIGNVYNQLTGGLVINQAGPVTVIADGKTSVAPDGKLPAASILDSKGIVPGKEDRVSVERDQGVTVLRVRRVTHGNTQKTIPLAFATRTVVDPNLAPGQTQIRQEGVAGQRLQTIQVTYVDGQAESEQVVKEETVAMPVDQVVAVGPDKPKEGQSSGQQSKDKGSDHAKDTSSPSASPNKDAQSGKTTATPPQASQPSGSNATTKPDPPSQAENTPAPPPSPSPSPSGLWHAGPGVAQAYASGAAAQRGWTGSQFDDLVKLWNKESGWQWDAENLSGAYGIPQSLPGSKMSQFGANWRDDAAIQIDWGLWYIGQRYGNPSTAWRHSEQYNWY
- a CDS encoding carboxymuconolactone decarboxylase family protein, with the protein product MEASRFEKGSEALAAIDGKGGQAVIDSLQDIAPDLGRWIVEFAFGDIYTRKGLDLQQRELVTIGSLVTQGDTAPQLAVHIQGALNVGLSKAAVVEAILQCAPYVGFPRVINAINVARTVFERDAEDSDKPKD
- a CDS encoding serine/threonine-protein kinase produces the protein MSDLEGLDLKPGRLVGGYTLIEPLGGGAMGSVWRARDGGGQDYAMKILRESLEEDEQTSPDNSDERDRASARERLRREALALQRIRHPGVCRIVDMELDDALAFIVTELIEGRNLRDDVAVNGPYRGDDLERLARKLTDAVAAVHQAGIVHRDIKPTNVMISVSGPVLVDFGIAMGQGQSHVTRTGLVMGTPGFIAPEIIDGAEADQGTDWWSTAAVLAYAATGRAVFGDKPMMAVLEREASGNADLSGLPTGTMRALRSALSPDRSARCTPEELLEAIGQDAMDPQAWQGEQDDQQPNKGGQGTMRPFGGDSSEAEGQADAPTMVVEPATMPMPPITQADPDSPRTAWSRPPTDNGTDEQTTLMPDSEQPTSLLNPLPAAQEQQEQTQTWQDLQPVADRQDLQTTTVQDPLPPAQPLPSGYGNDANAHWLGDQPPAQMRRLRYLKAGTPCLVMLGMFPALLTALAPVSALATAGILLWALSTAGWSIKAQIERELRRDGPRRSTDRLLNAAALPWHLLKGLAAALLRLPGMILVQALVALPLTWAGALTTVHAGLTLGEHLLALPLPAARPLSAGGLAMALATLAGWLLTTLPTQNRSAPKANSGNMVLRLAAGRIPMGRQDPTAPGNPRRRWILLLIWLLIIAVLLAGLIAQPSMDWAPIHLLRA
- a CDS encoding DsbA family protein, yielding MSKGKQNRKAALKAQEEARRLQEAKERRQQTMIGVIVTVALVALIALGGFLYWRSHRPVKTQDLEQARQAVAKVKEKPSAANDQGGFLISSQGLGKPVAKAPTVEIYMDFMCPGCGALHRGLDSTLTGLVDAGQINLVIYPMSFMDRLSTDNYSTRTGTATIYVAQHDPDHLLPFIANLYAKDFQPDESDYHPVSNDKIRQQAIKAGVDPKVADQALKGHYQAWIKAMDTYTPLRKELWNPSGSNKGQMTTPTVRINGNYWELGNLSQAGLDYRSGLLKALGLDQSKVGVKGAMPAIGASGQPRSLD